The nucleotide window atcacATTTTATTACCGTTAGTTATAAACAGTTTAGAAAAGGAAGTAGCACACAACTAAGATATGTGTGTAAAACAAATAGAGTTATTGGTTGACTGGAGCTGTATACCGTTGAATGAATACTCTTAACGGTAGATTTAATTCATATTGGACTTGCAAACCATTTGAAGAACCACATACGGAATTGCCAAGAATTCCTTAACATCCAGCGACTCAtttgtgaaaaatgttttctacgTCTAGATAATTGCTTGATAATTGACGTTATGTGAAACaggaaattaattattgatgaggataaatgttttatggGTATTAAAGTACTCTAAGTTACAAGTGCAGTGAGGCGTACCCTGTTTTGaagtataacttaaaaataccaAGAACATTAGTGAGATGAGATTGATTATCATGAATGTATTACATTTCTTCGACgcatatgaataataattagaaCGTGGCCGGTCCGTGGTATGTGAGGCGAACACCGTGACAGGTGCTCtcgtttgttaattaattccaACCGAACAGGCACAATCAGAGAAATGGACGCTATCCAACTTTCTATCTTCGAATGCCTCGTACAGGACGCACGCACTGGCTCACTAATAATCAATCGCGCTTTCGATTAAATGATAGTTATAAAGGGTTTGTCTAAAAAAATGGACTGagaaacatttaatatgaaatttaaataactcaGATCATTCGCGGCATTGAGTACTCATAGTTAGTTGAcctataaaaaagtaatcttatagataaataaattaaacaacagGTTTTTTCGCagatgacgatgatgatgacgaCGAGGACGATGATGACGATGAAGAagaagctgatgatgatgatgatgacgactATTTGGAGAGATTCTTTGACGATATCTTAGGTGGAGGaggtatgttataataaaatttaagacatATCATGACATGTTTGTTGCAacgaataaattttttttcttaccttACAATACTAAGTGCGAAAATTtagggatggatggatgtttgtttcacgtatctccagaatggtgAAACAGATTTCTTTGAAATTTGGTGTAGATATAGAACTTTACAAGTACACATATTGTacgaattaagtttttatttcgcgTGGATAGAGTGGACAGCTAGTAATACcacaatttttatgaatattaggattaaatattaatatttcttttatcatCACAGAGGACGACGATGATGACGATGACGAGCCTGCAGCCGTGCAGCCGGTGGTCGCACCGGCGGACACGGTGGCCGCCGCACCCGCTGCCCCAGCTGTAGTACCTGCTGCCGCTGAAGAAGTATCGACACTTGCCGAAGAAGCCGAGTCTGCAGAGGGAGAGGCTGCCGCAGAAGGCGAAGAACTCGAAGCAGGACAAAAGGAACCCGCTAGTGCTGAAGTCGAAAGCCAAGCCAGCGCCGAGGTAGCCGCGCCCGAAAGCGATGCCGAAGACGACGATGATGAAGAGGAGGAGGATGACATCACCGATGCCCTTGACCCTGAGGACGATGACGAAGATgatgaagaagaagaagacgaTGATGACGAGGAAGACGACATAACCGACGCCCTCGGCAGGAACATCTCGAAGCACTCACGTGAGTCCAAAAAGTTAAATGCGAAGTTTTCGGCGCACATGAAAAAAAGCGGCAAAAAAGTTAACCACATTGGTAAAGTAAAGAAAACCAAAGCGACATCCCACATGGTAGTAGCGGATCACAAAAAATTCAGATAGTGAATTTAGCGGCACCGAAGTATCGGACGCGCCATGCCCTCTCATACACCTGAGAGTTTCCCACGGTCCCATCCTTTagctttagttatttattgactatttatttattctatttaatttattttatttattaagtgtgTGTGCTTGATGTGTGACTGCAAGTATGATCCATAAAgtcaaagttaaattaatgtcTAGATCATGTCACATTAGTTTCGTGgcaatttatatgaaataaatctgttgtttttatttttgtgtcaaCTTTATTAACTCACCTCTCGAACTCTGTTGTGTGTGCGTTACATTGGACACTGAATGTTCTTGTTGAAAGAGAAGTCGGTCAGAATTCTAGTTGACTCATTTGTTTGTTGTCAGTGGAAAGTGACATTatctagtaattaatttaatttttatgtttattaaatttataaatactagtcaaactatttatatacctaaatattcatacatacaagtaataagtaacaatataattttaacgatatctactaattttatatacaatcataatatatatacgatcttatttatgtatatcttAAATTGTAGTACTAGCTTTTTGAccgatttatttatgtaatataacgCACAACCCAACAACAAATCCTATTTCCTAAATCCCAAAATGTGCCGAACATTGTTGCGATCGAAGAGAACGCGACGGGTGAGATTTCATTTGGCGATAATGTCCAAACTATAGACAATTGTAATTTACGATGCCTACGTACATTCAGCAATCGACAGAGCTACAAATAGAAGCAAGTCCGTTGTAGATGTGTGTTAAGGGGACGGCTTCGGACATGGCGTCCGACGACCGCTTACTTTCTCATCCGGAGTAGGGGCGATGACCCTACCCGTTTTCATATATAGCCTTGACACTTTCTATGACCTTGCTCCCTACAACCGGGAACGACCTTGACGAACTAGACGCATACTCCAACATGAACCATAGAAAGCAATATTAAGTTTACTTTACTCTCACTGAATGACGAATCGGTTGCGAAATTTACGTGTCACGAGTCCGGTAGAGTGAAAACGAGATAATGAGATgcgaaaagagaaattttaaaatgtttactgtCGTGAAATTCTGGGTGAGTCGTGAGCAGTCACACCCGACCCGAATGAAACTTGTTTGTTACGACGCCTAAAATGGCTTAGTAAGGTGCATTTCGTGTTAGTTTCACCACAAGAAAATCAAACAGACAAGGTTATGTTCGCTAAAATTAGGTATTACCTAAAGTTATTACGTAAATTAGAATATGATAAGAAagataaatgaataattttttgaaattatcgTATTTAGGTTTTGTTACTATATTAAATTCCCGTTGGCGGTTGCTAGTCGTCCGTAATTGCATTTCTTGCTGCTTCTCGGCACGCAATTTCTTTTACGtgtagaaaatagaaaatctaTCGTTGAGTGGTCCTATTAATTGTTGCTCGCCATTAGAATTCAAGCGGGGATCGGCGAGACTGGAACAGTTACTCGTTCGCGTGCCTTAAGAACGTGCTTCGAATTGTTCGTATGTGTAGTATGAATTATCTGTCAGCTGAATGTTTAATTAACGAGTGACATACAGCGAGTATTGAATTATAGCGTGCCAGCGAGTTGGCACGACAATAGATGTGGTCGCAAAACAAATTGACCGCagaataaaatacattgagaaaattaatattcattagCTTTCTAAGCGGATAGAAAGAAGTATTACCGTCTTGATCAGATACATGTTGGTCTTCTCTATTTTGTTAAGTTTCGTGGAAAATACGAAgatcacttaaaaaaaatgtacaatgtaCTAATCAATATATCGCCAAATCTTATAGTTCAATGACTTTGAAACATAAAGATCCTTTCTTATACTTATACAAAATTGAAACTAAAGAAGTTTACATTTCTTACATGATCATGCAAATTTACCCAAAATCAAATTAGGATTTTTAATCACGTTTTTGAAGTATTGGCACAGCGGTTAGACGATGTGAGTAGCTTATAGCATCGTTGTTTATTCTTGGTAGCacacttttacatttaatgtttaaaacgaGTTAAAGGTCAATAACGGTAAACATACACGTATTTACAACAAACTTCCGTTGTATACATACGTGTTGCAATTATAATTGCTTACTAAGCCCATCTTTGTGATGTTAAATTTTCTGACTTCTGATTACACATTTGGAATTTTTAGGTGCGCTGAAAGAGGAACCAGAGAAAAAACCAGCTGTACCAGCAGCTTACATTGTTAAGTACAACAGATTCGTTGATAATATTCTTGAAAAAATGAACGATATTCTCAGACGATCATACGACCCTGTTAATGTTAAACTTCAACCGATCGATGCTAAAAAGAAGAACTCTAAACCAAAGAAGGACAAGACTAAGACTAAATCAAAGAAGTAAGTCTTTGTAAAGTGTTTTTGTTCTTCACTTTTTATCGAGTTTTCAATATGACACGGCGACCCTTCCATCGGAAAATTAGAACATTACTTCGATTACTTGATTTACAATTGTTttcacaatttataatttcggCTTGCAGCTTGGAATGTTCTTGAATCGATGTCgttgctatatttaaaattaattttcactaaattctacatttttaaattccaggAAATCTAGCAGCAAGAAGAAGCAAACTAAACGGGCTGGAAATACTGCTGTAACaggaaataaaatagttgaaaGTCTAACGAAAACGAATGAAATCAACGATGCACCTTTAATCGAATCGAAAGTTGTagatgttgtaaaaaaaaacgaagaaCAAATCGAAACAAGGGTTTTGAAAGACAAACCTGTTACGGCAAATGGAAAAGCTAAGCCTACCACAACAAGACCGAAGCCTCCCACTAAAGCAACTAAGCCGAAGCCAAAGCCTCCAACAAAGACAACTACAAAGAAACCGgcaaataagaataaaactaaaacgaGTGAAAAAAGTAAGCCAAGAGCTAAGGGGACTTTGTATGGATTGTCTTCGTTAAGAAGAAATGGTGACGTGgctgttaatattttgtcgGATCACACGACTGTAAAGAGTAACTTTGCTGTTGGGCCTCTCGTTTTAAGGGTGGAGAAAgaggtatttatatataattgtaatttagttttgtttctATGTCCTTTAACTGACGGGTAGTAAAGTGAGAATTATTTTTCAGATTGGACGTGGAGctaaaaaagaaatcaaatcTGCAACAGCCACTACAGCAGAAATGACAGGAAAAATCACACTAAGAGTCAACAATCAAGGTGTTGCTACCTTGCATTCGATAAAAGTGTTGCAGCCTAAACAGGTATggtttcaataaaaaagtttaatagtaCTTTAAGAAAGTCAAGTACGTGACCTAGCCCTAATATATTGCGGTCAAGTACTTTCCCTATTTTTCAGATGTTCTACTTTAAGATAaatccattaaaataattaaaattttaaagctttCATTTCTCTCTCTAAATTCTGAACTGTTCACCTtagttattatgtttattttaccgGTTTTTTTTCAAGCAGGTTCGAGTGGACAGCAATCACGAACGTACTCGGGAATTGGTATGGCAACGAAGTGCTCGCATTGCCCATGTTGTATCAGAGAAATTAATGTCAGCATCCAAACCTATGTTTTACCATTAAATGTTGTGTTATTATGAAAAACTAATTTCGAAGACTTGATATAAAgactacaaaattatttaaaatttaaagattgtAGACTAGTTCGATAATAACGTAATAGTGGTAATggcatgttaaaaaaatacgttttaattatatgGGTATATTCGAACTggtttatattcaaattttttatctgAGACTGAAAGTATTTGATTCAGATCATTTGATTTTATGCAGTGTTCATACAAAAATGGCTGCTTCATAAGAAAGTATTCTCGTATTTTTAGGTTTCGCAATTTTTTGATACTCATTATAATATAGTCAAGaaaatgcatttataattgtaattaaatggtgctaagataattataagttatattttattatttaatcttatttattctattgtaACATTGACAATAAAcatcacaaataaaaattaaaaactttttattttttattttaatctcatCTACATAAAGAGAAAGGAAAAAGGAATATAAATGGAAAGAAACAATTCGAAATATGCAAtgcttttattttctattttgtatacattttattgcactttctaaatttataaattagtagccgttggtttctgagaccaaaatccctgtcattatttttgacaaaagagacataacaatatgtttttaaacggggatattggtctcagaaacccaagtTAGGAAAcgtaaatttaacttaaagtaTAACCACAAATTAATATCTACGAGGTGACACAAACTTAAGATAATAAGACAGGttcacattaaatatattattatgccAATCATCTTTTACTATTCGGTTTCAGTAAGAAGCAATATCTTTGGTAAAACTGTGAAAAAGCCTTCGAGGAATTACTTGTAGAGAAGTACATAGCATGACAAATATATAACATGCAtatataaaacagtttaaaagCACTTTAAGAGGGTAGGCAGAGGGGTAAAACTGGTTTATATTGAAGCATGGCATACGATCAAGCGGCCGTCTGATAGCTCTAAATATTGGCCATAGACATCTGAAATAAGTTACTTGTAATGGAACAAAGGAAAAGATTTACAAAACTTATATTTACACTTTCGAATCAAATTAACCTTCCCATCAatcccttataagaaaagggatgGAAAGGTGAAGAGgacttaattttcatttagtaACAATACCCACTATGGATAATACAAAATGGATAAAGcggatttatattttaattcagccTTTCAAGTGGACGTGGAGTGAAAATGCAgccatttttaactttaagcGCCTGCTGTTTTGGAAACTTCTCTTACATTtgtcacaaaatattaaattactaagtacaatatgtaaattgtatgtattaagtaaaatgtcattaatttGGTAtccttaattataatttgttaaataaattatacattgaaAAAATTCCCTAAGTCGTAAATTAATCGTGCGAGTGTTCTTGTTTGAACTTTAAACCTACCtcaattctatatttaattatgaataaatctaaatttaatacacTAATGTAAGTACTCAAGTCATGTATCATTAACTTCGCTATTATTTTTCCTTACAGTTTCagtgttgttatttttcaacaaTGGTATAGTATTTTGTTCGTCGCCTATAACGACTTCTACGACGTCGTCAGAGTTCTGTAAGGAGCGGTAAGTTGGCGGCGGCGTCACTTTGTCTTTCTTATCTATTATCGGTAGAGCAATATGACCCGTCAGAtctggaaaataaatataaaaaatattttttttatatcacaaggtggcaaacgagcaagcggccacatgaattcaccgaaatggcgaagcgaccgctgcccatagacattcgcaattgcagatgcgttacctaccctcaatcgatcAAGAAGGAGACGCGCaaaaagacaatatttaaccttcctatgcatcttcttcatcaaatccacctcccgttcccatccttttcttataaggaaaggggTGGGAAAGAAAAGAGTACTAAAATTatgcctccggcaccacactcatcagaatTACTTACACTACACgccagtcttctgtgtggtcgtggtatttcaccgggcaaCTGCGAGTCCCGGTTGCGTACATatggacatatttttttttacattttactaaaaagGTGTTATATACTAATTGCCGACGGAattcaaaaaaacttaagtaaccTCTATGTTTTTCTAGGCTACGTTTtgcatctatgctaaatttcagtgagatgCTTTTAACGTTTTTGGTGATACCTTGTATAACTTTtacccatccatccaaacattcacatttataatattagtaagataagtttatgttacttttattCTCCTTGATGAAACAGaggggcctagcacgaatatttgcaaCATGCACCTACgtaaattatgtcaaaatttgtatgagatttgttaGTGTTTGTGGATGAAGTTACAAAAAGTTCTCACGGATATTCATGCTAGGCCctctaacaataaaatatgtaatattacaaGCAATATCTTCGGTAGCTCTGGGGTACTATAGcattgtaattgtaatattttcgaTAAATCACAATTTAACGTAAACTTACTTAATCGACCTCATTAAGCccacttttatatattttacaagaacAAAGACAAACAGACAGAGTGATACTCTGTgatctaatttttttcaaagtatttaatttcatcagCGATCGCTTATCTtatcaaattaacttttattaggACTTACACTtgttaatgatatttatttgtctAACAAATAAATTCGGGGAGGGCAAAACGAGAtatgaatgataaaattatgatgaaatatttatcgTTTTATAATGGTATTAAAGTGGATAATtacttcacatttttttattaaaaatttgataaaaaaattgataatgaACTTAAAAACAAGACATctgttttatgttattatacgTATCTTcgattttggaaaaaaaacttataaagtaaacataaaagctatcatatctatatttttattacctaatTGTAGGTTCAAATCCCATCAAAGGACCTAACACGAATAGTTCCGACATTCGTCTTCATAACGCTATCGATAAAATATGTCGAAAATGCATATTAGGTCCTTTAATGATTATGTCGATTGATACATCCTAGCACAAGCCTAGAACTTAGTTGGATTGGTTaggaaaataatagtaaatttcaaatattataaatattttttacgtaaatgaaaaaaaaaaaaacaaataacctATGACACTCAAAAACAGATTAGGATAACATTCCGGCAgttgatgaaaatatttaagaacaaATAATATGAGATCAGATTAGTCtcttacaatataaaacataccttGTAGTGTAGAGTCTAATTCATTATGAGTGAGTACGACAATAACACTGGAGCCGGCGCCGCTGAACACGGAGGCGACACTCGCGCGAGGAGAGAGCAGCACCAGAGGTTGACCTCGTGATGACAGAGAGTTGGACAACGCGCACAGACCTTTGGCCGCTGTGAAATCTGCACCTGGAATGTACGACAAAATCTCTAATTCAAGCGATTTTTACCAAAACTCACATCTCTTTAGGAATATATATCGTtataatcttacaaatattacaaatgcgaatttatggatggatggatggagatATGGTTCCCGTGGGATACGTTTGATTCACATATTTGCTTGAAAACTCCGCAACAATTcaacacatttaaatttggcacagatatagaacatagtctccaGTAACTAATGAGACactttttaacctttttttatcCGGCGCAGGCGAAGTCGTGGACAAAACCTAGTCTTCGAAACTATTTTTATGTGTGGTTATTTTACAAGACGTTCACAAATGCTAGTTCTAAATTTTTACCTAATACATATCTGCAGTCGATGACAACAGGCATGCTGCAGCCGGCCTGCTTCTGTGCGGCGCGCGACACATACTGGCGTATGTACTCCACGCTGGGGAAGTACAGGCTATTGCCCACAGTAACCAGCAGGTAGTTGAAGCCTGACGATGTCTGCGAACAAACGTCACTACATGTCAGCTTCAAAATACTTAAACAAAGTGGTTAAATGGATAAGAACCAAGGGAGTCTTAATAAGAATACTAGAGTAGATTGATTATGAGCTATAATAGTATAATATTGGTAGTTTGTAGCATTCATGAGACATAGGAATGAATTTTTATGGCTACATATATGCTAAAGAAAAACGAAAGTATGAAGGGATTGTGCGAGAGAGAAAGGACTTTGTGATACATTCTTTGCATCTATAtatggtgaaaaaaaaaactgttctgattttaaatttctaaaagtATTTATGGCTTTACAAGTTACACAAAACCttcagattaatttttaatatcaccCCAATGGAATAGCGTATTCTAGGTCAAGTATGTTTTCATATCATCACTTAAGtaaagtgtaattttttttctaatacgTTGTTTTGATGTGtttataaaatgcaataaCAATGTGCCAATTGATTCAGTTGTATTTTCCAACTCAAAAAGCTGTCATCAAATCGTATATTTATGGTTAGAATTTTTGACGATATTGataacctttttaatttagtactaAAATTGAAGGCGTAAATTTGCCAAAAAAAACgttctaaataaaacaattgagttactttttttacataatttgatGCAACATTATAGGAATTATTCGTATCGAgtttaaggttaatttttattgctatGAGTACtagcaataaaaacaaataagctCTGATAAGTAGTATTATAAACAGTATCGAAAGCAGtcacataaaaattatctaaacTCCAAATAAATGTCCTGTACATTGGTGGTCTTAATCTTATCTTATCGTATTAAGGAAAGCAAAATTGAAGGTCAAGTCTACTGACGATATACTACATCATGCAcaataagtacatttaatgattattataaactttttagaaatatcagTATGCTAtattttgcaaaaatattaatggaatgaaaattattaacacgGTTTTTCGTCACACATACACATTTGCTAATATAAAACGATAGCGAAATGTCAGCCCTAGGTTCCAAGCACCagcaataaacaataaattcattaGAACTACAATTTAAACGGAGCTAAATCTTTCAAGAGATACCAGGTCTTTTCTTTTCGTCGTctaagaaatagaaaattgatgaaaaaactttagaaacaagtctatttattaaatatatgttaatatcACTCACGGAAACAATCTCTGCTTCCAGCTGCGGTCTAGCACTAGGATACAGCAACAGTACCACATTGAGCACAACTCCGGCGACAATGCCCAGCTCTACGCCCACCACTAAACAGATAGCAAACGTCGCAAACGCAGGCATTAGATCCGCCCTACGAGACCGCCACATTGGCTTCACAACCTGCAATATAATGACGTTTTTTAAGGTGCGAATAGATGGCATTTGAATTCAATACAataagcaatattttatttcataaaaaaaccaCT belongs to Papilio machaon chromosome 10, ilPapMach1.1, whole genome shotgun sequence and includes:
- the LOC106710156 gene encoding nucleolin isoform X4; the encoded protein is MIVIKDDDDDDDEDDDDDEEEADDDDDDDYLERFFDDILGGGEDDDDDDDEPAAVQPVVAPADTVAAAPAAPAVVPAAAEEVSTLAEEAESAEGEAAAEGEELEAGQKEPASAEVESQASAEVAAPESDAEDDDDEEEEDDITDALDPEDDDEDDEEEEDDDDEEDDITDALGRNISKHSRALKEEPEKKPAVPAAYIVKYNRFVDNILEKMNDILRRSYDPVNVKLQPIDAKKKNSKPKKDKTKTKSKKKSSSKKKQTKRAGNTAVTGNKIVESLTKTNEINDAPLIESKVVDVVKKNEEQIETRVLKDKPVTANGKAKPTTTRPKPPTKATKPKPKPPTKTTTKKPANKNKTKTSEKSKPRAKGTLYGLSSLRRNGDVAVNILSDHTTVKSNFAVGPLVLRVEKEIGRGAKKEIKSATATTAEMTGKITLRVNNQGVATLHSIKVLQPKQQVRVDSNHERTRELVWQRSARIAHVVSEKLMSASKPMFYH
- the LOC106710156 gene encoding myb-like protein V isoform X2, with the protein product MRSLLLLAVLCCLALSAWASPIGRPEDDKEVGRQAAPAAAAPAASTDDDDDDDDDDDDDDDLGGLGGFFADDDDDDDEDDDDDEEEADDDDDDDYLERFFDDILGGGEDDDDDDDEPAAVQPVVAPADTVAAAPAAPAVVPAAAEEVSTLAEEAESAEGEAAAEGEELEAGQKEPASAEVESQASAEVAAPESDAEDDDDEEEEDDITDALDPEDDDEDDEEEEDDDDEEDDITDALGRNISKHSRALKEEPEKKPAVPAAYIVKYNRFVDNILEKMNDILRRSYDPVNVKLQPIDAKKKNSKPKKDKTKTKSKKKSSSKKKQTKRAGNTAVTGNKIVESLTKTNEINDAPLIESKVVDVVKKNEEQIETRVLKDKPVTANGKAKPTTTRPKPPTKATKPKPKPPTKTTTKKPANKNKTKTSEKSKPRAKGTLYGLSSLRRNGDVAVNILSDHTTVKSNFAVGPLVLRVEKEIGRGAKKEIKSATATTAEMTGKITLRVNNQGVATLHSIKVLQPKQVRVDSNHERTRELVWQRSARIAHVVSEKLMSASKPMFYH
- the LOC106710156 gene encoding myb-like protein V isoform X1; its protein translation is MRSLLLLAVLCCLALSAWASPIGRPEDDKEVGRQAAPAAAAPAASTDDDDDDDDDDDDDDDLGGLGGFFADDDDDDDEDDDDDEEEADDDDDDDYLERFFDDILGGGEDDDDDDDEPAAVQPVVAPADTVAAAPAAPAVVPAAAEEVSTLAEEAESAEGEAAAEGEELEAGQKEPASAEVESQASAEVAAPESDAEDDDDEEEEDDITDALDPEDDDEDDEEEEDDDDEEDDITDALGRNISKHSRALKEEPEKKPAVPAAYIVKYNRFVDNILEKMNDILRRSYDPVNVKLQPIDAKKKNSKPKKDKTKTKSKKKSSSKKKQTKRAGNTAVTGNKIVESLTKTNEINDAPLIESKVVDVVKKNEEQIETRVLKDKPVTANGKAKPTTTRPKPPTKATKPKPKPPTKTTTKKPANKNKTKTSEKSKPRAKGTLYGLSSLRRNGDVAVNILSDHTTVKSNFAVGPLVLRVEKEIGRGAKKEIKSATATTAEMTGKITLRVNNQGVATLHSIKVLQPKQQVRVDSNHERTRELVWQRSARIAHVVSEKLMSASKPMFYH
- the LOC106710156 gene encoding nucleolin isoform X5, which produces MRSLLLLAVLCCLALSAWASPIGRPEDDKEVGRQAAPAAAAPAASTDDDDDDDDDDDDDDDLGGLGDDDDDDDEDDDDDEEEADDDDDDDYLERFFDDILGGGEDDDDDDDEPAAVQPVVAPADTVAAAPAAPAVVPAAAEEVSTLAEEAESAEGEAAAEGEELEAGQKEPASAEVESQASAEVAAPESDAEDDDDEEEEDDITDALDPEDDDEDDEEEEDDDDEEDDITDALGRNISKHSRALKEEPEKKPAVPAAYIVKYNRFVDNILEKMNDILRRSYDPVNVKLQPIDAKKKNSKPKKDKTKTKSKKKSSSKKKQTKRAGNTAVTGNKIVESLTKTNEINDAPLIESKVVDVVKKNEEQIETRVLKDKPVTANGKAKPTTTRPKPPTKATKPKPKPPTKTTTKKPANKNKTKTSEKSKPRAKGTLYGLSSLRRNGDVAVNILSDHTTVKSNFAVGPLVLRVEKEIGRGAKKEIKSATATTAEMTGKITLRVNNQGVATLHSIKVLQPKQVRVDSNHERTRELVWQRSARIAHVVSEKLMSASKPMFYH
- the LOC106710156 gene encoding nucleolin isoform X3; the protein is MRSLLLLAVLCCLALSAWASPIGRPEDDKEVGRQAAPAAAAPAASTDDDDDDDDDDDDDDDLGGLGDDDDDDDEDDDDDEEEADDDDDDDYLERFFDDILGGGEDDDDDDDEPAAVQPVVAPADTVAAAPAAPAVVPAAAEEVSTLAEEAESAEGEAAAEGEELEAGQKEPASAEVESQASAEVAAPESDAEDDDDEEEEDDITDALDPEDDDEDDEEEEDDDDEEDDITDALGRNISKHSRALKEEPEKKPAVPAAYIVKYNRFVDNILEKMNDILRRSYDPVNVKLQPIDAKKKNSKPKKDKTKTKSKKKSSSKKKQTKRAGNTAVTGNKIVESLTKTNEINDAPLIESKVVDVVKKNEEQIETRVLKDKPVTANGKAKPTTTRPKPPTKATKPKPKPPTKTTTKKPANKNKTKTSEKSKPRAKGTLYGLSSLRRNGDVAVNILSDHTTVKSNFAVGPLVLRVEKEIGRGAKKEIKSATATTAEMTGKITLRVNNQGVATLHSIKVLQPKQQVRVDSNHERTRELVWQRSARIAHVVSEKLMSASKPMFYH